Proteins encoded by one window of Microplitis demolitor isolate Queensland-Clemson2020A chromosome 6, iyMicDemo2.1a, whole genome shotgun sequence:
- the LOC103570614 gene encoding uncharacterized protein LOC103570614, which yields METSNSESSDNKPITPQEQTEELNSEEQDEEEAQVSHSSVPEYSKDKYLKVYDNFTAWRKKNNYNDVSEKILLKYFAELHKTKKPSTLWSQYSMLKSTLNQNNNIDIAKYKKLHGFLKKLGTGFRNQKAKVLTKTNISDFLNKAPDSIYLAEKVIMIFGIVGACRKPELCNLTVRDIVDNGTSLVVTTPATMGIQRMREFTIDGDFYTMVKMYLDLRPKDVKINRIFLNYQKGKCTQQPIGINKIGGVPRKIARFLKLPDADKYTGHCFRRTSTELLAHDSTNMLSIAGGWKANNKKGNNPIQICSKMEASTILKSCLPETTKPAVNQTHIFISQLPLNQSQLITHQGQLVTNQGQLVTNQGHLIIDPGQSVTNQGQLITNQFQVNQGHLIYDQGQSVTNQGQLVTNQGQLITNHGHIIIDPGQSMINQGQLITNQFQLNQGQLTTNQLPVNQEQMITQQGQLITNQYQVNQGQLNTNQLQVNQEQLITQQGQLVTNQGQSVTHQFQINTNQLPVNQGQLITQREQLVTNQGQLKTNQLPVNSEQCKTNQSSENQGKLNDNQQGSPVQLNIQQVNRVKLNTNQQGDRVQSNSQQVNRVQLNNQQVKRVKFYNNQGNQVKIKTKPASNNEAPTSKKLNLDGFKFVVVEIDRRIEVVQKGWSPPEGAEYVKPHAIFDSYKNASDFAETVNVKKTQRPVAEVTKANPEVISIDGDNSSKRFTIKVNKNIQGKVVEINKNIPRRIVPGNFKANYQTVASKVIRSQFKLTNSGSGIASGGGSGSSSTSNSRPSSVTALGVNKNPKRIIGTMVNKSTPVISVAGGNKITKTKRFIGTLVNKKVNNNSSVTAPAEVNKNVSQNTNNSVQQNLEKQNLNPGNVIIVVEKVDNSSNLITGDVNPTTAQVETDVKDPTLTSNPPPPSQETSEILEPTIKEDPTIKEEFINEEFIDEDDLMVVDPLEI from the exons ATGGAGACCAGCAATAGTGAAAGCAGTGATAATAAACCAATAACACCACAAGAACAAACCGAGGAGTTAAATTCTGAAGAACAAGACGAAGAAGAGGCTCAAGTTTCTCACAGTTCTGTTCCCGAATATTCCAAGGATAAGTACCTCAAAGTCTATGACAACTTCACAGCCtggcgtaaaaaaaataattacaatgatgtttcggaaaaaatattattaaagtacttCGCTGAGCttcataaaactaaaaaacctTCAACTCTTTGGAGTCAGTACTCGATGCTAAAGAGCACCCTGAACCAGAATAACAATATTGACATTGCCAAGTACAAAAAATTACAcgggtttttaaaaaaacttggcACTGGATTCAGAAACCAAAAAGCTAAAGTACTGACcaaaacaaatatttcagATTTTCTTAATAAAGCACCAGATTCAATATATTTAGCAGAAAag gtTATTATGATCTTTGGAATTGTCGGTGCTTGCAGAAAACCTGAATTGTGTAATTTAACAGTCAGAGATATTGTCGACAATGGAACAAGTCTTGTTGTCACAACCCCAGCGACAATGGGAATTCAACGAATGCGAGAGTTCACTATCGACGGCGACTTTTACACGATGGTTAAAATGTATTTAGATTTACGACCGAaagatgttaaaataaatcgaatatttttaaattaccagAAAGGAAAGTGTACCCAGCAGCCAattggaataaataaaattggagGTGTACCCAGAAAAATAGCAAGATTTTTAAAGCTACCAGATGCTGACAAATATACAGGACATTGTTTCCGTCGTACCTCCACAGAATTGCTTGCTCATGATAGCACCAATATGCTGAGTATTGCCGGAGGATGGAAagctaataataaaaagggAAACAATCCTATACAAATTTGTAGTAAAATGGAAGCtagtactattttaaaatcatgttTACCTGAAACAACTAAACCAGCAGTTAATcaaactcatatatttattagtcaGTTGCCATTAAATCAGAGTCAATTGATTACTCATCAAGGACAGTTGGTTACTAATCAGGGACAATTGGTAACTAATCAAGggcatttaattattgatccAGGACAATCGGTGACAAATCAGGGACAATTGATAACAAATCAGTTTCAAGTTAATCAAggacatttaatttatgatcagGGACAATCAGTAACTAACCAAGGACAGTTGGTTACTAATCAGGGACAATTAATAACTAATCACGGACATATAATAATTGATCCAGGACAATCGATGATTAATCAAGGACAGTTGATAACTAATCAATTCCAACTAAATCAAGGACAATTAACTACCAACCAATTGCCAGTAAATCAGGAACAAATGATTACGCAGCAAGGACAATTGATAACTAATCAGTACCAAGTAAATCAAGGACAATTAAATACTAACCAATTACAAGTAAATCAGGAACAATTGATTACTCAGCAAGGACAGTTGGTTACTAATCAGGGGCAATCAGTAACTCAtcagtttcaaataaatactaacCAATTACCAGTAAATCAGGGACAATTGATTACTCAGCGAGAACAGTTGGTTACTAATCAGGGACAATTAAAGACTAATCAACTGCCAGTAAATTCGGAACAATGTAAGACTAATCAGTCATCGGAAAATCaaggaaaattaaatgataatcaaCAAGGAAGTCCAGTTCAGTTAAATATTCAGCAAGTAAATCGTGTTAAATTGAATACTAATCAGCAAGGGGATCGAGTCCAATCAAATAGTCAGCAAGTGAATCGGGTCCAATTAAATAATCAGCAAGTTAAACGGGTCAAATTCTATAATAACCAGGGAAatcaagttaaaataaaaactaaaccGGCAAGTAATAATGAAGCTCCAACATCAAAA AAATTAAATCTTGACGGGTTTAAATTTGTGGTCGTGGAAATAGACAGACGGATAGAAGTAGTCCAGAAAGGTTGGTCACCTCCTGAAGGTGCTGAGTACGTGAAACCTCATGCAATATTTG attcttataaaaatgCTTCTGACTTTGCTGAAAcagtaaatgtaaaaaaaactcaaagacCAGTTGCCGAAGTTACCAAAGCCAATCCAGAAGTTATTTCTATTGACGGTGATAATTCGTCAAAACGTTTTACTATTAAAGTTAATAAGAATATTCAAGGAAAGGTGGTcgaaattaataagaatattCCTAGAAGAATCGTACCTGGGAATTTTAAAGCAAATTATCAAACAGTTGCTTCAAAAGTTATCAGGAGTCAATTTAAACTCACGAATTCTGGATCTGGTATTGCTTCTGGTGGTGGTTCTGGTTCTAGTTCTACTTCTAATTCTAGACCTAGTTCTGTTACTGCTTTAGGAGTGAACAAAAATCCTAAAAGAATAATTGGTACTATGGTAAATAAAAGTACTCCAGTGATATCAGTAGCTGGAGGTAATAAAATAaccaaaacaaaaagatttattgGAACTTTGgtcaataaaaaagtaaataataattcttcagTAACAGCACCAGctgaagtaaataaaaatgtttcacAGAATACTAATAATTCTGTACaacaaaatttggaaaaacaaaatctCAATCCAG GAAATGTGATCATCGTCGTTGAAAAAGTTGACAACAGTTCAAATCTAATAACAGGGGACGTTAATCCGACTACGGCACAAGTTGAGACTGACGTCAAAGATCCAACTCTAACATCCAATCCTCCTCCCCCTTCACAAG aaactAGTGAGATTCTTGAGCCGACAATAAAAGAAGACCCGACAATCAAAGAGGAATTTATAAACGAAGAATTTATCGATGAAGACGATCTCATGGTAGTTGATCCTCTAgaaatatga
- the LOC103570616 gene encoding adrenodoxin-like protein 2, mitochondrial has translation MIKSYKNKKMALIRNLGRLITTVSFSRGNKFSYLNNFSKRFTSTSQPLQDAKEVKVTFVRASGERIEAKGKVGDSLLDIVVNNEIDLDGYGACEGTLTCSTCHLIFPKEVYDSLPEQPTDEELDMLDLAYDLCDTSRLGCQVIMTKELDGLEVRVPTTINDARA, from the exons atgattaaaagttacaaaaataaaaaaatggcgcTGATTAGAAATTTAGGACGTTTGATTACGACCGTATCATTTTCACGtggtaataaatttagttatttaaataattttagtaaaagatTTACGTCAACAAGCCAACCTCTTCAAGATGCTAAAGA GGTTAAAGTGACGTTTGTGAGAGCAAGTGGAGAGAGGATTGAAGCCAAAGGAAAAGTTGGAGATAGTTTGTTAGATATTGTTGtcaataatgaaattgatttagatggttatg GTGCTTGTGAAGGTACTTTGACATGCAGTACCTgtcatttaatatttccaAAAGAAGTTTATGATTCTCTGCCCGAGCAACCGACTGACGAAGAACTGGACATGCTGGACCTGGCCTACGATCTTTGCGACAC ATCACGCCTAGGATGCCAAGTTATCATGACAAAAGAACTTGATGGCCTAGAAGTGCGTGTACCCACGACAATAAATGACGCCAGAGCATGA
- the LOC103570615 gene encoding uncharacterized protein LOC103570615 — protein sequence MWLSKVVSILVYIIFMNICLAKSRDEKFNFDRGQFVLIGEAGPENEFRNLMQGELIHPRAVLTVSDDSLYEAGSLEIKIGVSKMHHHSTLEIVRSVKVINIVELPETSKIVLLILEEEILDVKLINYKHTSYDDQYNECKLIKVGYVELNLAGSEITPFLLMKEKNIQLLSHMPDKGCPSDLNKIIDFKSSLFTDYVYCIKETKKLNCRNNYPGASLVCQDHDTSEFYLAGVVIGKSRCKWMLINTPKLHASIEDHLKTIQ from the exons ATGTGGTTATCAAAAGTGGTATCGATTTTAGTCtacataatatttatgaatatctGTCTAGCTAAATCACGagacgaaaaatttaattttgatagagGTCAGTTTGTTCTTATAGGAGAAGCAGGACCGGAAAACGAGTTTCGAAATCTAATGCAAGGTGAATTAATTCATCCTCGAGCTGTTCTTACCGTTTCTGATGATTCACtatatga aGCCGGATCACTGGAAATTAAAATCGGTGTATCCAAAATGCACCATCACTCTACATTAGAAATTGTGAGGAGTGTAAAAGTGATTAATATCGTAGAATTACCAGAAACTTCAAAGATAGTTTTGCTAATCTTAGAAGAAGAAATATTggatgtaaaattaattaactataaacaCACTTCATATGACGATCAATATAACGAATGTAAATTGATTAAAGTTGGATACGTAGAACTTAATTtgg ccGGTAGTGAGATCACTCCTTTTCTTCTAATGAAGGAAAAAAACATTCAGTTATTGAGTCACATGCCTGATAAAGGCTGCCCATctgacttaaataaaataatcgatttcaaAAGTTCGCTTTTTACTGATTATGTTTATTGTataaaagaaactaaaaaattaaattgtcgt aataattatccagGAGCTTCTTTAGTTTGTCAAGACCACGATACAAGTGAATTCTACTTAGCTGGAGTTGTCATTGGAAAAAGTCGTTGCAAGTGGATGCTTATAAATACTCCGAAATTACACGCATCTATTGAGGatcatttaaaaactattcaaTAA